A genome region from Brassica oleracea var. oleracea cultivar TO1000 chromosome C2, BOL, whole genome shotgun sequence includes the following:
- the LOC106324084 gene encoding uncharacterized protein LOC106324084, whose translation MTIDDGKNIQDSIDTDVISFRGRETVNQTKPPYDLLVIELTIQNTDVARILIDTGSSANIIFKNTLERMKIDPSEIAENPSPLVGLSAETTLAPGSVNLVVNAGTMEKIAEFLVVDRPASYNVIMGTLWLNLMHAIPSTYHLCLKFSTPRRIKTIWRNPRVSQVCFAAKLKRKKSDSETTPRKKLASDKKAQEQDSVGLFWQLRKAEILEEKREATCEPVVSVCLDEAFPKRCVKIGANLHEPLKTKLITCLKKNLHTFAWAAEDMPGIDINITCHELNIDPTFKPVKHKR comes from the coding sequence ATGACGATTGACGATGGAAAGAACATACAAGACTCGATCGATACGGACGTCATCTCTTTTAGGGGTAGAGAAACGGTCAACCAGACCAAACCTCCTTACGACCTCCTTGTCATCGAGTTGACGATTCAGAACACCGACGTCGCGAGAATCCTAATCGATACTGGAAGCTCGGCTAATATTATTTTCAAAAACACCCTCGAAAGGATGAAGATTGACCCGTCCGAAATTGCGGAAAACCCTAGCCCGCTAGTTGGACTCTCAGCGGAGACAACTTTGGCTCCCGGGTCAGTTAACCTCGTAGTCAATGCTGGAACTATGGAAAAAATCGCGGAGTTCCTAGTTGTCGATAGACCTGCGTCATACAACGTAATCATGGGCACACTATGGTTGAATCTTATGCATGCAATTCCATCAACGTACCATCTTTGCCTCAAATTCTCAACCCCTCGCAGAATCAAAACAATCTGGAGAAACCCGAGGGTATCACAAGTCTGCTTCGCCGCAAAACTAAAACGGAAAAAATCAGATTCCGAGACCACTCCTAGGAAAAAGTTGGCCTCCGACAAAAAAGCCCAAGAACAAGATTCGGTAGGACTCTTCTGGCAATTGCGGAAAGCCGAAATTCTAGAAGAAAAGCGCGAGGCAACCTGCGAACCCGTGGTATCAGTATGTCTAGACGAAGCATTCCCCAAACGATGCGTCAAAATCGGAGCTAACCTCCATGAACCTTTAAAGACTAAGCTCATAACTTGTCTAAAAAAGAATCTCCACACGTTTGCCTGGGCTGCCGAAGACATGCCGGGGATTGACATCAACATAACCTGCCACGAGCTGAATATCGACCCAACCTTCAAACCAGTCAAACATAAAAGATGA